One segment of Leptospira montravelensis DNA contains the following:
- a CDS encoding efflux RND transporter permease subunit, with product MDNLLVTIVKRKITVTMFVVAAVGFGIASFRNLKYELMPKKESNILSIITRYPGNSPSRIEELITKPIEKQIIGVGGVEKILSSSEEGESKITIFFNSQEPLKYKSVELKSKVELIRYNFPREVEEPYVVRFNPEDKPVFTIRLTSKLLSLKELREISEKKLKTILERVPGVGEVIVIGGRYREIRVDVDKGRLLSTGLTPNQVMDEIRNINRDIYLGKLINSPEIESELRLKNRIESIQDLRNINFVVGKSRKVVRITDVSDIYDGERDLSDLSREKGFENVSIQIKKNSSANILEVCKLLEQEVSNFEYPNISFDIAYNQSKYISAALDSVSMSGLVGALACSIIVFLFLKDLRYTIIISITIPIAVVLSFVILDSLQKSLNIMTLAGLALGVGVLIDSSIVVIERINSNISKGIVDPIFISIDELWKELLASSLTNIIVFIPLLYASADFKNNFLDLATSITACILIAYFLSLIFVPMLCSVVPNEWNFVKADFVKIRIDYSKFIASIKKRYEFLSSLSIKQISPKIIVLVTIIFFGFVFMFFVRKEYIDFAGSREIVGSVELPTGTNLEATSKSVKLIEELISKNPFVEKVSTKVEKWHADLSIKLKKDLNGNSPEDIKTQLRNTTDDIKGVFVYYIDANAFGSNKELDIDIIGDDLEELKKLSREIAESIKELKETDQVVFRFREGKEELQLNLRQDKVALAGLTNQFISDFARTALQGSIPTKIFDRDREVDIRVRFRADDRKSVDDLTYSLIPVNDSKVSLIDLLEIKRTKADTRINRKNKRRMVTITANFKDTSLSEYAEKAEAKLKAFTFPQNYYYDLGDAVKKLRKNQIEMFGFILFAIGLIYGTLAILFQSLKISFPIMLMVPINISATTFFLFIFGQTYNVSTYIGFILLAGLSINNSIMIIENAIRNEDNIPFPEKMRIAVINRKRAMRMTTLTTIFALIPGIFGSSEGSEFWRPMSLAVIFGMSFSYVSAIEIFPSLANFFINSKLLVPRLAIRKSV from the coding sequence TTGGATAACCTTCTCGTAACAATAGTTAAAAGAAAAATAACTGTAACGATGTTTGTTGTTGCGGCTGTCGGCTTTGGAATTGCTTCTTTTCGAAATTTGAAGTATGAGTTGATGCCTAAAAAAGAATCTAATATTCTTTCGATTATTACTCGTTATCCAGGTAATTCCCCGAGCAGAATTGAAGAACTAATTACAAAACCAATTGAGAAACAAATTATCGGAGTTGGTGGTGTCGAAAAAATTTTATCTAGTTCTGAAGAAGGTGAATCTAAAATTACTATTTTTTTCAATTCGCAGGAGCCACTAAAGTACAAATCAGTCGAATTAAAATCAAAAGTTGAATTAATACGTTATAATTTTCCGAGAGAAGTAGAAGAACCCTATGTCGTAAGATTTAATCCAGAAGATAAGCCTGTATTTACAATCAGATTAACTTCTAAGCTATTAAGCCTTAAGGAACTTCGGGAAATTTCTGAAAAAAAACTGAAAACGATACTTGAGAGAGTTCCGGGCGTAGGTGAAGTTATAGTAATAGGTGGAAGGTATAGGGAAATAAGAGTAGATGTAGATAAAGGGAGATTGTTATCAACAGGCTTAACACCTAACCAAGTAATGGATGAAATCAGGAATATTAATCGTGATATTTATTTGGGGAAGTTAATTAATTCGCCTGAGATTGAAAGCGAGTTGAGGCTGAAAAATAGAATAGAGTCCATACAGGATTTACGAAATATAAATTTTGTTGTTGGGAAATCTCGGAAAGTAGTTCGTATAACGGACGTCAGTGATATTTATGACGGGGAAAGGGATTTGTCCGACTTAAGTAGAGAAAAGGGATTCGAAAATGTCAGTATACAGATAAAAAAAAATAGTAGTGCAAATATTTTAGAAGTATGCAAACTTCTTGAGCAAGAGGTTTCAAATTTTGAATACCCTAATATTTCCTTCGATATAGCTTATAATCAATCTAAATATATATCTGCAGCTTTAGACTCGGTTTCAATGTCTGGATTAGTTGGAGCTTTAGCTTGCAGTATTATCGTATTTCTATTTTTAAAGGATCTTAGATATACAATTATCATTTCTATTACCATACCAATTGCAGTTGTCTTGTCCTTTGTTATTCTTGACTCACTTCAAAAATCATTAAATATAATGACGTTAGCAGGTCTTGCCCTAGGAGTAGGGGTTCTTATTGATAGTTCAATTGTTGTTATTGAACGTATTAATTCAAATATTTCTAAAGGAATTGTTGACCCAATTTTTATTTCGATAGATGAACTTTGGAAGGAATTATTAGCATCTTCCTTAACTAACATTATTGTTTTTATTCCATTATTATACGCCTCTGCAGATTTCAAAAATAATTTCTTGGATCTGGCTACTTCAATTACTGCCTGTATCTTAATTGCTTACTTTTTATCGCTAATCTTTGTTCCAATGTTGTGTAGTGTTGTTCCTAACGAATGGAATTTTGTTAAGGCAGATTTTGTAAAGATAAGAATTGATTATTCGAAGTTTATTGCATCCATTAAAAAAAGGTATGAATTCCTTTCTTCTTTGAGTATTAAACAAATTTCTCCGAAGATAATCGTGTTAGTTACAATTATTTTTTTCGGTTTTGTTTTTATGTTTTTTGTCCGGAAAGAGTATATCGATTTTGCAGGAAGTAGAGAAATTGTGGGAAGTGTAGAATTGCCTACAGGGACAAATCTTGAAGCAACTAGCAAAAGTGTTAAGTTAATCGAAGAATTAATTTCGAAAAATCCATTTGTAGAAAAGGTTTCTACAAAGGTAGAAAAATGGCATGCAGACTTATCAATTAAACTAAAAAAAGACCTTAACGGGAATTCTCCTGAAGATATTAAAACACAGTTAAGAAATACTACAGATGATATTAAAGGAGTATTTGTTTATTATATAGATGCAAATGCTTTTGGTTCCAATAAGGAACTTGATATTGACATTATTGGAGACGATCTTGAAGAGTTAAAAAAACTTTCGAGAGAAATAGCCGAATCTATTAAAGAGCTTAAGGAAACAGATCAAGTCGTTTTCCGATTCAGAGAAGGCAAAGAAGAGCTACAGTTAAATTTACGTCAAGACAAAGTAGCTTTAGCTGGATTAACTAATCAATTTATTTCGGATTTTGCGCGGACTGCCTTACAAGGTTCAATCCCAACGAAAATTTTTGACCGGGATAGGGAAGTTGACATTCGCGTACGATTCCGAGCCGATGATAGAAAGTCTGTTGATGACCTTACTTATTCTTTGATACCCGTTAATGATTCGAAAGTTTCTTTGATCGATTTATTAGAGATTAAGCGAACAAAAGCAGATACACGTATTAATCGAAAGAATAAAAGAAGAATGGTTACTATAACAGCAAATTTTAAAGATACCAGCTTATCAGAATACGCAGAAAAAGCTGAGGCAAAGTTGAAAGCTTTTACTTTTCCTCAAAATTATTATTATGACTTAGGAGATGCTGTAAAAAAACTTAGGAAAAATCAAATTGAAATGTTTGGGTTCATTCTATTTGCCATTGGATTGATATATGGAACACTAGCGATTTTATTCCAGTCCTTAAAAATTAGTTTCCCAATAATGTTGATGGTTCCTATTAACATATCTGCTACAACTTTCTTCCTATTTATTTTTGGCCAGACTTATAATGTTTCAACTTACATAGGTTTTATTCTTTTAGCTGGTTTATCAATTAACAATTCTATTATGATAATTGAAAATGCGATAAGGAATGAAGACAATATTCCGTTCCCAGAAAAAATGAGAATTGCGGTAATCAATAGAAAAAGAGCAATGCGGATGACCACTTTGACAACTATCTTTGCATTGATTCCAGGAATATTCGGCTCTAGTGAAGGCTCAGAATTCTGGCGTCCAATGTCATTAGCTGTAATTTTTGGTATGAGTTTTAGTTATGTATCAGCGATTGAAATTTTTCCTTCGTTAGCCAACTTTTTTATAAATTCTAAGTTATTGGTCCCAAGGTTGGCCATCAGAAAGTCCGTTTAA
- a CDS encoding efflux RND transporter permease subunit → MVKYFLRKTVTTTVCLVFILGIGAISFSKLKIELFPNITIPTITILTTYPNASIEEMELLVSKPIEEVVASAEGVDETFSETLEGMSIVKVRFRWGTDVDLATVLIREKLDLVKGSLPIDVKKPIVLKFDPNDKPIVRIAAFSKSSDFKSLRNFIKKNLIPIFEKTDGVATITLSGGLEKRILVELDANRMKSYSITPNEIQRQIASNNENIPSGNIIRGEDEVTVRTMGAFSNVGEIENLILKTSEGGAPVYLNSVANVKDSFKDQTSICRRNFSECILVDIRKESGKNTVEVARNIEGVVGELNDRFSDILELEIVEDRSDLILSSVNDVGSSIVLSIVICFIILTIFTGSWVEAILITFSVPTSILVSFICMHFIGQSLNLMSLGGLAVGVGLMVDSSIVVLESIHKEKKNAKDEHLAIEIGASKIAFALVISNLTSIVVFLPNFYLNGLEGIIFKDFALSVCICLASSLMVSLVFLPFFNKMISSKFKSNDYLVNISKNLIIKIESTYVFFLKKFLEKPKFVLMVAFGSLLFAAILASLIAVNLMPKVQRLDLNIKLTLPNGTRIKKTSEVVLNIEKMATLVDENVDMLSKLGFEEKELTLFPTSEFGINRAEIFFRFSSFSKKDKFIEKLKEMDDEMQKIKIISSSDILSEVLPFSFEQVSIVVTGGNYVDINSEILKLKNKLKDTFKSKDIQTSFDQELNEVRITFDRNRLASFGLRSSDVGDSLKTIVKGDETIFYKVKDEEIPILIRSGQEGRTGVDKIRDINFEVDENKFVPLKDFAFIESRKSSRILNRQNGKRIGYLAMEIEDQSISSVYNQVGNIVGVGNLNENGTSISFGENKKILDVAVNGLGIALFFSIILVYMTLAAAMESFLLPLLIIFSIFLAAFGVVGSLFIFNESINMMSLLGSILLAGIVVNNAILIVEFYRDEKAKYKNTEKLIIEGAKDRLIPILTTTLTSILGLLPLLFSISGSTSQRSLAASIFGGLIFSTVISLFFIPIISKVMIEKGLMEK, encoded by the coding sequence ATGGTAAAGTACTTTCTTCGCAAAACCGTAACGACCACTGTTTGCCTGGTTTTTATACTTGGGATTGGCGCCATAAGTTTTTCCAAATTAAAAATTGAGTTATTTCCTAATATTACGATTCCAACTATTACCATTTTAACTACATATCCTAATGCTTCTATTGAGGAAATGGAACTTCTAGTTTCAAAGCCGATTGAGGAGGTAGTTGCTTCTGCAGAAGGCGTGGATGAAACTTTTTCCGAAACTTTAGAAGGGATGTCCATCGTTAAAGTGCGGTTCCGTTGGGGTACAGATGTTGATTTGGCAACGGTGTTAATTCGAGAAAAATTGGACTTAGTGAAAGGCTCCTTGCCAATTGATGTAAAAAAACCAATTGTTTTAAAATTTGATCCAAATGATAAACCTATCGTTCGAATCGCAGCTTTTTCCAAATCTAGTGACTTCAAAAGTCTCCGTAATTTTATCAAAAAAAATCTGATTCCTATCTTTGAAAAAACCGACGGTGTTGCAACCATCACCCTATCTGGCGGATTAGAAAAACGGATATTAGTTGAACTAGATGCAAATCGTATGAAATCTTATTCAATCACTCCGAATGAGATTCAAAGACAAATTGCTTCGAACAATGAAAATATTCCATCAGGAAATATTATTAGAGGCGAAGATGAAGTTACTGTTCGGACAATGGGTGCTTTCTCAAACGTTGGCGAAATAGAAAATCTTATTTTAAAAACATCTGAAGGTGGAGCTCCAGTTTATCTTAATAGCGTAGCAAACGTTAAGGACTCTTTCAAGGACCAAACAAGCATTTGCCGTAGAAACTTTTCAGAATGCATATTAGTGGATATTCGGAAAGAATCAGGGAAAAACACTGTTGAGGTAGCAAGAAATATTGAAGGAGTTGTGGGTGAGTTAAATGATCGGTTCTCTGATATTTTAGAATTAGAAATCGTTGAAGACAGGTCAGATTTAATTTTATCTTCAGTGAATGATGTAGGAAGTTCGATAGTATTATCCATTGTAATTTGCTTCATTATACTTACAATTTTTACCGGGTCTTGGGTAGAGGCAATTTTAATAACTTTTTCAGTCCCAACATCAATCCTCGTTTCTTTTATTTGTATGCACTTTATTGGACAGTCATTGAATTTGATGTCTTTGGGTGGTCTTGCTGTTGGCGTTGGTTTAATGGTCGATTCATCAATCGTTGTTTTAGAATCTATTCACAAAGAAAAAAAGAATGCTAAAGATGAACATTTGGCAATCGAAATCGGGGCTTCTAAAATTGCTTTTGCATTAGTGATTTCGAATTTAACTTCAATTGTAGTTTTTCTTCCCAATTTTTACTTGAATGGGTTAGAAGGGATAATCTTTAAAGATTTTGCACTCAGCGTTTGTATTTGTTTGGCCTCATCTCTAATGGTTTCCTTAGTGTTCCTTCCTTTTTTTAACAAAATGATCTCATCAAAATTTAAGAGTAACGATTATTTGGTGAACATTAGCAAGAATTTGATTATTAAAATTGAATCAACTTATGTCTTTTTCTTAAAAAAATTTTTAGAGAAACCAAAATTTGTATTAATGGTTGCTTTCGGCTCACTTTTGTTTGCTGCAATTCTTGCTTCCTTAATCGCTGTAAATCTTATGCCAAAAGTTCAGCGTTTGGATCTTAACATCAAACTCACTTTACCAAATGGTACACGCATAAAGAAAACTTCTGAAGTTGTTTTGAACATTGAAAAAATGGCTACACTCGTAGATGAAAACGTAGACATGCTCTCAAAGCTAGGGTTTGAAGAAAAGGAACTAACATTATTCCCAACTTCGGAGTTTGGGATAAACCGGGCAGAAATTTTCTTCAGATTTAGTAGCTTTTCAAAGAAAGACAAATTCATCGAAAAACTGAAAGAGATGGATGACGAAATGCAAAAGATAAAGATTATTTCATCATCAGACATTTTATCTGAAGTATTACCATTTTCATTTGAACAAGTCTCCATTGTTGTTACTGGCGGAAATTATGTAGATATCAATTCTGAAATCCTAAAACTAAAAAACAAACTAAAGGATACTTTTAAATCAAAAGACATACAGACTTCTTTCGATCAAGAATTGAATGAAGTTAGAATCACTTTTGATAGAAATAGATTAGCTTCCTTTGGGCTCAGAAGTTCTGACGTTGGTGACTCACTAAAAACTATAGTTAAAGGTGATGAAACTATATTTTATAAAGTTAAAGATGAAGAAATTCCAATCCTAATACGGTCCGGGCAAGAAGGTAGAACTGGTGTCGACAAGATAAGAGATATCAATTTTGAAGTTGATGAGAACAAATTCGTTCCATTGAAAGACTTTGCCTTTATTGAGTCCAGAAAATCTAGCCGTATTCTGAATCGTCAGAACGGTAAAAGAATTGGATATTTGGCCATGGAAATTGAAGACCAGAGTATTTCTAGTGTTTATAACCAGGTTGGAAACATTGTTGGAGTAGGTAACTTGAATGAAAACGGGACCTCAATTTCTTTTGGTGAAAATAAGAAGATTTTAGATGTAGCAGTTAATGGACTAGGTATTGCATTGTTTTTTTCGATCATTTTAGTCTACATGACTCTTGCTGCTGCAATGGAGAGTTTTTTACTTCCATTGCTCATCATATTTTCAATTTTTCTTGCGGCATTTGGTGTTGTTGGCTCTCTATTCATCTTTAACGAATCTATAAATATGATGTCTTTACTTGGTTCCATTTTGTTGGCTGGAATCGTTGTAAACAATGCAATTCTAATTGTTGAGTTTTATAGAGATGAAAAAGCAAAATATAAAAATACCGAAAAATTAATTATTGAAGGTGCAAAAGATCGTTTAATCCCCATACTTACGACAACACTAACCTCAATACTTGGACTTTTGCCTCTGTTGTTTTCTATTAGTGGCTCCACATCGCAACGATCCCTTGCGGCATCAATTTTTGGAGGTCTCATATTTTCAACTGTTATCAGTTTATTTTTTATACCTATTATAAGTAAGGTTATGATTGAAAAAGGATTAATGGAAAAATAG
- a CDS encoding Ig-like domain-containing protein, with the protein MKIASRMIWSLFFMVTKLFFVSIFVFSLSCSQLLDNAEGPLDFLPTASLLPASNPPKILLADPADGSVGISPDTKITILFSEAMNKEFTQSAFSLIRDGSAVGGTFSWLGNLMVFSPNDKLSDPGMYIFSVGKAKAESVGGVNLLDDYRSRFSYSIDLNKPKVTQTIPANGDVGVSPNSLITIKFDKPMDKLSVFGAVSLSPSVEFDIPNTVISDNDQSFQFIPKYPLNFGTVYSLNVANTARDKNGNDLATAQNVVFTVGDDLVSPDLVSISTPSVPNFIADEITVIDGFNRNDVFTLVFNEPVQPIPLAGAIRITPSKNYNLIQISPTNFEVRFLEPLDPVTIYNLTVSDGVVDFQNNRLRKSYNFNINTFGDSTQKIFLMGIYSDPAFANKLYEDRINVTTPQLTTCPTLSNECDQNLYFRFCYGENLGTCNLSLPVNSQILLTSLRLTVSREFGQAIGACQEYFDNPINATPAPLAPSITVFGTVAKCLDKGSTYSITVRGGSTGIKDNFGNIMDSDRTVLIRFPQ; encoded by the coding sequence ATGAAAATAGCCTCTCGAATGATTTGGAGTTTGTTTTTTATGGTAACTAAACTCTTTTTTGTTTCTATATTTGTTTTTAGTCTATCTTGTAGTCAATTATTAGATAATGCGGAGGGGCCTCTCGATTTTTTACCGACTGCATCACTTTTACCTGCGTCCAATCCGCCAAAGATTCTTTTAGCGGATCCAGCAGATGGTTCAGTTGGTATTTCGCCTGATACAAAAATTACAATTTTATTCTCTGAAGCGATGAACAAGGAATTCACCCAGTCTGCTTTTAGTTTAATTCGTGATGGTTCGGCTGTCGGTGGAACTTTTTCATGGCTTGGAAATCTAATGGTATTTTCTCCCAACGATAAACTATCAGATCCGGGTATGTATATTTTTAGTGTTGGAAAAGCAAAAGCGGAATCTGTAGGTGGGGTGAATTTACTTGATGACTATCGATCTAGGTTCAGTTACTCAATTGACTTAAATAAACCAAAAGTGACCCAAACTATTCCTGCAAATGGGGATGTTGGAGTATCTCCCAATTCATTAATCACAATTAAGTTTGATAAACCAATGGACAAGTTATCAGTGTTTGGTGCAGTTTCACTAAGTCCTTCTGTAGAGTTCGATATTCCAAATACAGTGATTTCCGATAATGACCAATCATTTCAATTTATTCCCAAATATCCTTTAAATTTTGGAACTGTGTATTCACTGAATGTTGCGAATACTGCACGTGATAAAAATGGGAATGACCTAGCGACTGCACAAAACGTCGTTTTCACAGTTGGAGATGACTTAGTGTCACCCGATTTAGTTTCTATTTCGACTCCTTCCGTTCCAAATTTCATCGCTGACGAAATAACTGTGATAGACGGCTTCAATCGAAATGATGTTTTTACTTTAGTATTTAACGAACCTGTTCAACCAATTCCATTGGCTGGCGCTATTAGGATCACACCTTCTAAGAATTATAATCTAATTCAAATATCTCCAACAAATTTTGAGGTTCGGTTTTTGGAACCTCTGGATCCAGTAACAATTTATAATTTAACTGTCAGTGATGGCGTTGTCGATTTTCAGAATAATCGACTCAGGAAATCATATAATTTTAATATTAATACATTCGGTGATTCAACACAAAAAATATTTCTTATGGGTATCTATTCTGATCCAGCATTCGCAAATAAACTTTATGAGGATCGAATCAATGTTACAACACCACAACTGACAACTTGTCCTACATTATCAAATGAATGTGATCAGAATTTATACTTTAGATTTTGTTATGGTGAAAATTTAGGCACTTGTAATCTCTCTTTACCAGTGAACAGTCAGATCTTATTGACTTCGTTACGTCTCACTGTAAGTCGGGAATTTGGACAAGCAATAGGGGCTTGCCAAGAGTATTTTGATAATCCAATTAATGCAACTCCAGCTCCGTTGGCTCCTAGTATCACTGTGTTTGGCACTGTAGCAAAATGTTTAGACAAAGGTTCGACATATTCCATAACCGTAAGAGGTGGGAGTACTGGCATCAAAGATAACTTTGGAAATATAATGGATTCAGATCGAACCGTATTGATTAGATTCCCTCAATAA